A part of Candidatus Saccharibacteria bacterium genomic DNA contains:
- a CDS encoding WxcM-like domain-containing protein: MITPLVIPPIRPATVNDIIIYESDLGPWQTKSGGQMHVILAFPKAILETMLHVDDNELKFAPKVELGLRAFHTKGIVEGTVGGKHFHRIKQEVISLSSGRAEFFMEDVYGGSRKIILDQRTRALLIPPFVMHTYTALEEAELIGVSNTLYDHDDPETHDTYSQEVFDRLREHYSARL, translated from the coding sequence ATGATCACACCATTGGTAATTCCGCCCATCAGGCCGGCAACGGTCAACGATATTATTATCTATGAGTCGGATCTCGGACCATGGCAGACTAAGTCTGGAGGCCAGATGCATGTAATTCTGGCATTTCCCAAGGCGATTCTCGAAACAATGCTGCACGTCGACGACAATGAGCTGAAGTTTGCACCTAAAGTTGAGCTGGGGTTGCGAGCATTTCACACCAAGGGCATTGTCGAGGGAACAGTAGGTGGAAAGCATTTTCACCGTATCAAACAAGAGGTCATATCGTTGTCTTCGGGTAGGGCCGAGTTTTTTATGGAGGACGTCTACGGCGGCTCCAGAAAAATAATTCTCGACCAGCGCACAAGGGCCTTGCTTATACCGCCGTTTGTTATGCATACCTATACCGCACTCGAAGAGGCAGAGCTTATCGGTGTGTCAAATACACTCTATGACCATGACGACCCCGAGACTCATGACACGTATTCGCAAGAAGTGTTTGATCGGCTGAGGGAACATTATTCAGCCCGATTGTGA
- a CDS encoding vitamin K epoxide reductase family protein, with the protein MLHKVRHYFTHEDKKLRDNRWIFASMLVGAVCSLIASLVLSIEAVELAANPSAVLSCSINVVLNCATVGLHPSAHLFGFPNSFLGLIAEPVVITVAIAGLSGIKFPRLFMYVAQICYTLGLFFAFYLFGMSYFVIGALCPWCLLVTATTTFVWFAITRFNIRENNLYLPRRTQQALHAWTEKSYDKVLLFSIVTILVGAIVVKYGSHLF; encoded by the coding sequence ATGTTACACAAGGTTAGGCATTATTTTACCCACGAAGACAAAAAACTGCGCGATAATCGCTGGATTTTCGCGAGCATGCTGGTTGGGGCTGTCTGTAGTCTTATTGCATCATTAGTGCTTTCGATTGAGGCTGTGGAGCTAGCGGCCAACCCCAGTGCGGTGTTATCGTGTAGTATTAATGTTGTATTGAACTGTGCCACGGTTGGGCTGCACCCGTCGGCACACTTATTTGGATTCCCCAATAGCTTCTTGGGGCTGATTGCTGAACCAGTAGTTATTACGGTAGCAATAGCGGGGCTTTCGGGCATAAAGTTTCCTCGTCTCTTTATGTATGTTGCGCAGATTTGCTATACCCTAGGATTGTTCTTCGCATTCTATCTGTTTGGTATGAGCTATTTTGTCATTGGCGCTCTTTGCCCGTGGTGCCTACTAGTGACGGCAACCACTACATTTGTATGGTTTGCAATTACACGCTTTAATATCCGCGAGAATAATCTCTATCTTCCCAGGCGTACGCAGCAGGCTTTACACGCCTGGACGGAGAAAAGTTACGATAAGGTACTGCTCTTTAGTATCGTTACTATCCTTGTAGGAGCGATCGTTGTAAAATACGGCAGCCACTTATTTTAA
- the nrdR gene encoding transcriptional repressor NrdR: MVQNYKIGDSRVLESRESADGITIRRRRETMDGKHRFTTYERIEHPNLAVIKKDGSRELFDREKLLQAIRRSVGKFFKSEVEIDGIITNVEERLYELGENEVPSRAIGEFVLDELAAKNEVAYVRFASVFHKFETLDDFVKILEQRKISKERA; the protein is encoded by the coding sequence ATGGTACAAAACTACAAAATAGGTGACAGCCGCGTGCTTGAGTCGCGTGAATCTGCTGATGGAATCACTATCCGCCGCCGTCGCGAGACGATGGACGGGAAGCACCGCTTTACAACCTATGAGCGCATTGAGCATCCAAATCTAGCCGTCATAAAAAAGGACGGGTCGCGTGAACTATTCGATCGAGAGAAGCTGCTACAAGCAATCCGTCGTTCGGTCGGTAAGTTTTTCAAGTCAGAAGTCGAAATAGACGGCATCATCACGAATGTCGAAGAGAGACTATACGAGCTAGGCGAAAACGAAGTACCCTCACGGGCGATCGGCGAGTTTGTGCTCGATGAGCTAGCCGCAAAAAATGAAGTTGCCTACGTACGCTTTGCGAGTGTGTTTCATAAATTTGAAACACTGGATGATTTTGTAAAAATACTTGAACAGCGGAAAATCAGTAAGGAAAGAGCTTAG
- the ftsZ gene encoding cell division protein FtsZ, with protein sequence MPEVKPSEIQTFASIKVVGVGGAGGSAVNRMKDAGLVGVQFIAMNTDAQALHNSKADVKIHLGHNTTNGLGAGADPSVGEAAARESIDEIRDALSGADMVFVTIGAGGGTGSGAGHVVAEQARELGILVVGVATKPFSFEGEKRRTNAEWAIAQLGKQVDTLITIPNDRLLQTIDRRTPLLETFKIADDVLRQGVQGISELITEHGLINLDFADVKAIMSNAGSALMGIGRASGDDRAAQAAQQAIESPLIEVSIDGAKGVLFNVTGGYDMSMSEIQEAAEIITSAVSPDANIIFGATLKPELEDELIITVIATGFDSAYFHQQVADLEQKADTQKNESIDKAVDSIDMELANKDAAASFAEEPASNIWTQPGDEDDDDTPAFLRRRKKNKQSDES encoded by the coding sequence ATGCCTGAAGTTAAACCAAGTGAAATACAGACGTTTGCCAGCATCAAAGTAGTTGGTGTGGGTGGCGCTGGCGGCTCTGCCGTTAACCGTATGAAAGACGCAGGTCTGGTTGGGGTGCAGTTCATAGCTATGAACACTGATGCCCAGGCGCTCCATAACAGCAAAGCGGATGTTAAGATCCATCTTGGTCATAACACGACCAATGGACTGGGTGCCGGTGCTGACCCATCAGTTGGTGAAGCCGCCGCGAGGGAATCGATAGACGAAATCCGTGATGCACTTTCGGGTGCCGACATGGTATTTGTGACGATTGGTGCCGGTGGCGGAACTGGCAGCGGTGCTGGTCACGTGGTGGCAGAACAAGCGCGTGAGCTAGGGATTTTGGTTGTTGGTGTTGCCACAAAACCATTCAGTTTTGAAGGAGAAAAACGTCGTACCAATGCAGAATGGGCGATCGCACAGCTAGGCAAACAAGTAGATACTCTCATTACCATTCCGAATGATCGACTTCTCCAGACAATTGACCGTCGTACGCCGCTGCTTGAAACCTTTAAGATTGCCGACGATGTGCTGCGACAGGGTGTGCAGGGTATCTCGGAGCTTATTACTGAGCATGGACTGATTAACCTCGACTTTGCTGATGTGAAAGCGATCATGAGTAACGCCGGTAGTGCCCTCATGGGCATCGGTCGTGCAAGCGGTGACGACAGGGCTGCGCAGGCTGCTCAGCAAGCTATTGAGAGTCCACTTATCGAGGTATCAATCGATGGCGCCAAAGGTGTTCTATTCAATGTTACGGGTGGCTATGACATGAGTATGAGTGAAATCCAAGAGGCTGCCGAGATTATCACCAGTGCAGTGAGTCCTGATGCTAATATTATCTTTGGTGCTACACTGAAGCCCGAACTTGAAGATGAATTAATCATCACGGTTATTGCTACCGGATTTGATAGTGCCTACTTCCATCAGCAGGTCGCTGATCTGGAGCAAAAAGCTGATACTCAAAAAAATGAGAGTATCGACAAGGCAGTTGACTCAATCGATATGGAGCTGGCGAATAAAGATGCCGCTGCTAGTTTTGCTGAGGAGCCGGCAAGCAATATTTGGACACAGCCAGGTGACGAAGACGATGACGATACGCCAGCTTTCTTACGTCGTCGCAAGAAGAACAAGCAGTCTGACGAATCCTAG
- the ftsA gene encoding cell division protein FtsA encodes MQEQSRYAVGIDIGTTTVRAVIGHIDPTTGTPTIVGVGEAANTGMRKGTVVNLNGPAQAIDEALGEAERMSGYEVNAATLSINGNHIVSTKSDGMIAVGMADHEVTDDDLARLEEVATTGKVPPNREILEVVPFSYTLDGQGGIKDPIGMSGTRLEISANVVSAMGPYVANLQKTAEMATVTSHACVPAVMAAAKAVLVESQIESGVAVVDIGGATTGVAVFEEGDLQYVGVVPVGGANITNDLAIGLKTDPAIAEQVKILHGSAVPRKDNEGVSIKQDGEIYSFQTSDIDEIIGARLEEIFEAVNHELKKAGRAGQLPSGVVLTGGTAKLRAVAEFAKDQLGLAVRVGKPAGYAGVADHIDEPQFAAAVGLMLINADDSRTPRSEPKQRSNGKSVMKSAGGLLSGILGKFKV; translated from the coding sequence ATGCAGGAACAATCTAGGTACGCAGTTGGCATTGATATCGGCACCACTACTGTCCGCGCAGTAATAGGTCATATTGATCCGACGACCGGCACTCCCACTATTGTTGGAGTCGGCGAAGCAGCTAATACAGGTATGCGCAAAGGTACTGTCGTCAATCTTAATGGCCCCGCTCAGGCGATTGATGAAGCACTTGGTGAGGCTGAGCGAATGAGCGGTTATGAGGTCAATGCGGCGACGCTTAGTATAAACGGCAATCATATTGTGAGCACAAAGTCTGACGGTATGATAGCGGTTGGAATGGCCGACCACGAAGTAACAGATGATGACTTGGCACGGCTCGAAGAGGTTGCTACCACTGGTAAAGTACCGCCAAATCGTGAGATCCTAGAGGTTGTACCGTTTAGTTATACGCTTGACGGTCAAGGCGGCATAAAAGACCCGATCGGTATGAGTGGAACGCGTCTCGAAATTAGTGCGAACGTGGTTTCAGCTATGGGACCATATGTTGCTAACCTACAAAAAACTGCCGAAATGGCGACGGTAACCAGTCACGCCTGTGTACCGGCCGTTATGGCTGCTGCCAAAGCGGTACTGGTGGAAAGTCAGATCGAAAGTGGTGTGGCGGTTGTTGATATAGGTGGTGCGACGACAGGTGTGGCGGTATTTGAAGAAGGTGACTTACAGTATGTCGGTGTGGTTCCGGTAGGTGGCGCAAATATTACCAACGATCTTGCCATAGGATTAAAGACCGATCCGGCAATTGCCGAACAGGTCAAAATTTTGCATGGTTCGGCCGTACCTCGCAAAGACAATGAAGGCGTCAGCATAAAACAAGACGGCGAAATATATTCATTCCAGACAAGTGACATCGACGAAATCATTGGCGCGCGTTTGGAAGAGATTTTTGAGGCTGTAAATCATGAACTGAAAAAAGCGGGGCGAGCTGGTCAACTGCCAAGTGGTGTCGTACTTACGGGTGGTACGGCGAAGTTGCGCGCAGTCGCCGAGTTTGCAAAGGATCAGCTAGGGCTCGCTGTGCGCGTCGGCAAACCGGCCGGCTATGCTGGTGTGGCCGACCATATTGACGAACCGCAATTTGCTGCAGCTGTTGGTTTAATGCTTATAAATGCCGATGATAGCCGCACACCACGCAGTGAACCAAAACAGCGTAGCAACGGAAAGTCAGTCATGAAAAGCGCTGGCGGTTTGTTATCTGGAATTTTAGGAAAATTTAAAGTATAG
- the map gene encoding type I methionyl aminopeptidase gives MPALITGHKTPEQIQAMREGGKILARIFAELRAYVGAGKTGKDVDAFVAQKIEDYGAEATYRTDEVRFPGVICISSNDAIVHGVPTDEPFEKGDVVGFDLVITYQGMKVDAAFTMVVDALPTGAVKHLLQATERSLYAGIDAIKGPVYSGDIGAAIEKVLSGAKLGIVRELVGHGVGLRMHMPPDIPNYGKKGTGVLLRPGETIAIEPMATLGGENIVEQEDGWTFATRDGSLSAHFEHTVLITDKGAEILTR, from the coding sequence ATGCCAGCTTTAATCACAGGCCATAAAACACCTGAGCAGATTCAGGCGATGCGTGAGGGCGGAAAAATTCTCGCTCGCATATTTGCTGAGCTCCGGGCGTATGTAGGCGCGGGAAAAACTGGCAAAGATGTTGATGCATTTGTCGCGCAAAAAATAGAAGATTACGGCGCAGAGGCAACCTATAGGACTGACGAAGTAAGATTCCCAGGTGTAATCTGTATTAGCAGTAATGATGCGATCGTTCATGGCGTACCGACCGATGAACCGTTTGAGAAGGGCGACGTTGTGGGGTTTGATCTCGTTATCACCTACCAAGGCATGAAAGTTGACGCAGCATTTACGATGGTGGTTGATGCGTTGCCGACCGGTGCGGTCAAGCATTTGTTGCAAGCCACAGAGCGTAGTTTGTACGCGGGGATCGATGCTATTAAAGGTCCGGTGTATAGCGGTGATATTGGTGCTGCGATTGAAAAGGTGCTGAGCGGAGCAAAGCTGGGTATTGTTCGCGAGCTAGTCGGGCATGGAGTAGGGTTAAGAATGCACATGCCACCCGACATACCTAACTATGGGAAAAAAGGTACCGGTGTATTGTTACGTCCAGGTGAGACAATTGCAATCGAACCGATGGCGACACTCGGGGGCGAAAACATTGTGGAGCAAGAGGACGGCTGGACGTTTGCCACGCGTGACGGTAGTCTGAGTGCTCACTTTGAACATACCGTCTTGATAACAGATAAGGGTGCGGAGATTTTGACGCGGTAG
- a CDS encoding nucleoside monophosphate kinase, which yields MILLFGPTGAGKSMQGQMLAVRMGWKWLSTGEMLRQSSDPAVIATLQSGELVGDELTYQVFADAVKEARDKKYPNIIIDGFPRTKEQAAWLDGYMAQTDEKIDTVIVLEVPEGEIMTRLEKRKRMEDTPETIAKRMAIYRQKMYPVLGIFAEAGVRIVHLDGTGTGGEIHDRIYAEVVEACQL from the coding sequence ATGATTTTGCTATTTGGACCAACCGGTGCAGGAAAGAGTATGCAGGGCCAAATGCTGGCGGTGCGGATGGGCTGGAAATGGCTAAGTACTGGCGAGATGCTCCGTCAGAGTAGTGATCCGGCAGTGATTGCTACTCTGCAATCAGGCGAACTTGTAGGTGATGAGCTAACCTACCAGGTATTTGCCGACGCCGTGAAAGAAGCGCGGGATAAAAAGTACCCAAACATCATTATCGATGGTTTTCCGCGCACCAAGGAACAGGCGGCATGGCTAGATGGTTATATGGCGCAAACTGATGAGAAAATTGACACTGTGATTGTGCTTGAAGTGCCAGAGGGCGAGATTATGACGCGACTTGAAAAGCGCAAGCGTATGGAAGATACTCCGGAAACAATCGCTAAACGCATGGCGATTTATCGACAAAAGATGTACCCGGTGCTAGGAATTTTTGCCGAGGCGGGGGTGCGCATTGTGCACCTTGATGGCACCGGTACTGGCGGTGAAATTCATGATCGTATTTATGCTGAAGTGGTGGAGGCATGCCAGCTTTAA
- a CDS encoding GatB/YqeY domain-containing protein: protein MALKERIADEMKAALLGGDRFVGETLRNLKAAILSEEVAQNKRDTGLGDEEIEKVIAREVKKRDESARLYRENNRPELAEPEEKEAEVLKQYLPQQLSDGEIRTAVVKKLEELGVSGMAAMGQVIGAVKQQLGNAADGATVARIVKEELVK, encoded by the coding sequence GTGGCTCTCAAGGAGCGAATTGCAGATGAAATGAAAGCCGCCTTGCTAGGCGGCGATCGTTTTGTCGGTGAAACATTGCGCAACCTAAAGGCAGCGATTTTGAGCGAAGAAGTGGCGCAAAACAAGCGAGATACCGGGCTTGGCGACGAAGAAATTGAAAAAGTGATTGCGCGTGAAGTCAAAAAACGCGACGAAAGCGCCAGACTCTACCGCGAGAACAATCGACCAGAGCTTGCCGAGCCTGAAGAAAAAGAAGCTGAAGTACTAAAACAGTATTTACCACAGCAGCTAAGCGACGGAGAAATCCGCACAGCAGTAGTAAAGAAGCTTGAAGAACTTGGTGTCAGTGGCATGGCGGCGATGGGCCAAGTGATTGGCGCCGTCAAGCAGCAGCTGGGAAATGCAGCTGATGGCGCAACGGTTGCGCGTATTGTTAAAGAAGAATTAGTAAAATAG
- a CDS encoding 30S ribosomal protein S21, whose product MVQVTRKDEREANENIIRRFNRKVLQSGVLAEAKASMRFAKPLSKPERRAKAIIRKERKNDKLAKMRLGIR is encoded by the coding sequence ATGGTACAAGTAACCCGTAAAGATGAACGCGAAGCGAACGAAAACATCATTCGTCGTTTCAACCGCAAGGTGCTGCAGAGTGGTGTGCTCGCTGAAGCCAAAGCTTCGATGCGATTTGCCAAACCACTTAGTAAGCCTGAGCGTCGCGCCAAAGCGATTATTCGCAAAGAGCGCAAAAACGATAAATTGGCCAAGATGCGCCTAGGGATCCGCTAA
- a CDS encoding DHH family phosphoesterase, giving the protein MTLFERILEARGFDEQTRDIFLHPRYEDGHDPFLLPDMTKAVERLVRAREAQEHITIYGDYDIDGLTATTVLVDALAAFGFRHVTTFIPNRFVEGYGMTVAAVERIAQEGTQLIITVDCGSISEREIVRAKELGVDVIVTDHHNVVPTQPPAVAVINPKRLLQDYPKRYQNLRLMKQTPKKPLYPFLDLPGVGVAFKLVQALQTRLDGLAYGQEKWLLDLVALGTVCDVVTLVDENRTHVYWGLKVLAKTRRPGLKALMTVAGVEPHTVNARALGFGLGPRMNAAGRLETARIAQDMLLASDGMKALELAQELDRLNAKRRADQDVIVAGAVKQAEMYEDQSVLVVSHADWNHGIVGIVAAKLLEKYKKPTYVLQEMGDESKGSARSYGDFSAADAIRANQHLVTKGGGHKLAAGVTLPTANIEAFRKGVNDYFASLKLPTQPPLLLARADVTVADFTEINEALVEQLSSMEPFGNGNPEPILRADAVTVTACRSMGSDGQHCKLEVEDKNGRRLQLIAFHAEKDWYAELGKRVDVWFTPLINEWRGVRSVEGRLVRLEHG; this is encoded by the coding sequence ATGACGTTGTTCGAGCGGATTCTTGAGGCGCGCGGGTTTGACGAACAAACGCGCGATATTTTTTTGCACCCTCGCTATGAAGATGGACACGACCCGTTTTTACTGCCCGATATGACTAAGGCGGTTGAAAGGCTGGTTCGAGCGCGCGAAGCTCAAGAACACATCACTATTTACGGCGACTACGATATCGATGGGCTCACCGCTACCACAGTGCTAGTAGATGCACTCGCTGCGTTTGGTTTCCGACATGTCACTACATTCATCCCTAATCGATTTGTCGAAGGCTACGGCATGACGGTTGCGGCGGTCGAACGAATTGCACAGGAGGGCACGCAGCTCATCATCACTGTTGACTGCGGTAGCATAAGCGAGCGCGAGATTGTGAGGGCGAAGGAACTGGGCGTAGACGTAATTGTGACCGACCACCACAACGTAGTGCCGACGCAGCCACCGGCAGTGGCGGTGATTAACCCAAAGCGGCTCTTGCAAGACTATCCTAAACGCTACCAAAACCTTCGACTTATGAAGCAAACACCAAAAAAGCCACTCTATCCATTTCTCGATTTACCAGGGGTGGGGGTGGCATTTAAATTGGTGCAGGCCTTGCAGACACGGCTGGATGGCCTCGCATATGGCCAGGAAAAATGGCTGCTTGACCTTGTGGCGCTGGGCACCGTGTGTGATGTGGTGACACTCGTCGATGAAAATCGTACTCACGTGTACTGGGGGCTAAAAGTGCTCGCCAAGACTCGACGTCCAGGACTGAAGGCACTGATGACAGTAGCGGGTGTCGAGCCGCATACCGTTAACGCGCGAGCATTGGGGTTTGGGCTAGGCCCGCGGATGAACGCTGCGGGGCGACTAGAAACGGCACGCATTGCCCAGGATATGTTGCTAGCGAGCGACGGAATGAAGGCGCTTGAACTAGCTCAGGAACTCGACAGGCTCAATGCCAAGCGCCGGGCTGACCAAGATGTTATCGTCGCTGGGGCTGTGAAGCAGGCCGAAATGTATGAAGACCAGAGCGTGCTTGTCGTCAGTCATGCGGACTGGAACCACGGGATTGTAGGGATTGTGGCGGCGAAATTGCTTGAAAAGTATAAAAAGCCAACCTATGTGCTACAAGAAATGGGTGATGAGTCTAAGGGATCGGCCAGAAGCTACGGCGATTTTAGTGCTGCCGATGCAATTCGGGCAAACCAACACCTAGTTACTAAGGGGGGTGGGCATAAGCTGGCAGCAGGAGTGACATTGCCGACAGCCAATATTGAAGCATTTCGCAAAGGCGTTAATGACTACTTTGCATCGCTCAAGCTTCCTACGCAGCCACCATTACTGCTGGCACGAGCCGATGTAACTGTGGCTGATTTTACAGAAATTAACGAAGCATTAGTGGAGCAATTGTCGAGTATGGAGCCGTTTGGCAATGGCAATCCGGAGCCAATTTTACGTGCCGATGCCGTGACAGTGACGGCTTGTCGAAGTATGGGCAGCGACGGACAGCACTGTAAGCTTGAGGTGGAAGATAAAAACGGCAGGCGACTACAGCTGATCGCGTTTCATGCCGAGAAAGACTGGTATGCCGAACTTGGCAAACGGGTAGATGTGTGGTTTACGCCACTTATTAATGAATGGCGCGGCGTGCGGAGTGTCGAAGGCAGGCTGGTTCGGCTTGAACACGGCTAA
- a CDS encoding winged helix-turn-helix transcriptional regulator: MLDVFITSRVRRKIVVVYAKYPDFHTHVRGLAKLIKEDPGNIQRELKRLEKVGFLLGEKQGNTKIYSTNKQFPIFKELQSIVIKSQQQSSAGRPKRTTTDIQS; encoded by the coding sequence ATGTTAGACGTTTTTATCACATCTAGGGTGCGACGAAAAATTGTGGTGGTATACGCCAAATATCCTGATTTTCACACCCATGTGCGTGGTCTTGCCAAGCTTATCAAGGAAGATCCGGGTAATATTCAGCGTGAATTAAAGCGACTCGAAAAAGTTGGGTTTTTGCTTGGTGAGAAGCAGGGGAACACCAAAATATACTCTACTAATAAGCAGTTCCCGATATTCAAAGAACTGCAAAGTATCGTTATAAAGTCTCAGCAGCAATCAAGTGCCGGGCGGCCAAAGCGCACAACTACTGATATTCAGTCATGA
- the priA gene encoding primosomal protein N', protein MYYYEVAPTKIVRPDQAVFTYHYDSRLAKGQLVVVPVGKQQLVGIIMAVVKRPVYATKPLAPLPLPTLPWSLVATAEWIASYYSSHLALVLQAMLPRGITKKRREVVHSSSVIHRNRTNFVLNKSQQKAVEIFLTMSPGTGILHGVTGSGKTAVYIELVRDCLKQGRSALVLVPEIALTSQLVADFTNHFATVLVSHSAQTEAERHRLWTRILQSTEPVVIIGPRSILFSPVKSLGTIIIDEAHEPSYRQDQSPKYSALRVASVLATQHNARVVQGTATPLVSELYLARAAGRPVVSLPQIAQPGAVKASASLVDMTKRSSFGSHRFLSQLLLKQVESTLKDGKQVLIFHNRRGSASITLCEECGWSALCDQCTIPMTLHSDLHKLICHICAKAIRVPTSCPQCHHTNIIHRGIGTKLIESELRKLFPSSTIARFDGDSTSDATLAKSYQSVYDGTIDIIVGTQVIAKGLDLPHLRTVGVVQADAGLALPDYAASERTFQLLSQVVGRVGRSSHATSVIVQSYQPDAPAVQLGIMQDYERFYDYELARRRHDAFPPFIFLLKLTCVYKTESSAVKHAAALAHALRENYPDVSILGPVPAFYEFQHNTYRWQLLIKSTSRSKLLALTQTVPMTHWYVDIDPPSLL, encoded by the coding sequence ATGTATTATTACGAGGTAGCACCAACCAAAATCGTTCGACCAGATCAGGCAGTATTCACGTATCACTACGATTCCAGGTTAGCAAAAGGCCAGCTTGTTGTTGTACCCGTTGGAAAGCAGCAACTTGTCGGTATCATCATGGCAGTAGTCAAACGGCCAGTATATGCCACAAAACCACTCGCGCCACTTCCACTACCCACTTTACCCTGGTCATTAGTAGCGACCGCTGAATGGATAGCTTCGTACTATTCATCACATTTGGCTTTGGTTTTACAAGCAATGCTTCCACGCGGTATCACCAAAAAACGACGTGAAGTTGTCCATTCTTCATCTGTAATTCATCGGAATCGAACAAATTTTGTACTCAATAAATCTCAGCAAAAAGCAGTTGAAATATTTCTTACCATGTCGCCTGGCACCGGCATACTGCACGGTGTTACCGGAAGCGGTAAAACTGCTGTGTATATAGAGCTTGTGCGCGATTGCCTAAAGCAAGGCAGATCCGCACTTGTCCTCGTACCCGAAATCGCCCTTACCTCTCAACTTGTTGCAGATTTTACCAACCACTTCGCCACCGTGCTTGTTTCACACTCAGCTCAAACTGAAGCCGAGCGCCACCGTTTATGGACGCGTATCCTACAGTCGACTGAGCCGGTGGTCATCATTGGACCACGCTCTATTCTTTTTTCTCCTGTCAAAAGCCTCGGCACTATCATTATTGACGAAGCCCACGAACCATCTTACCGCCAAGACCAGTCACCGAAATACTCTGCGCTTCGAGTCGCGAGCGTCCTTGCTACCCAGCACAATGCCCGCGTCGTTCAGGGCACGGCTACTCCCCTCGTGAGTGAGCTTTACCTAGCACGAGCCGCAGGCCGTCCGGTAGTTTCGCTGCCGCAGATTGCTCAGCCTGGCGCTGTAAAAGCCTCTGCATCACTAGTTGATATGACAAAGCGCTCATCATTTGGTAGTCACAGGTTTTTATCGCAGTTGCTGCTCAAGCAAGTAGAATCTACACTAAAAGATGGCAAACAAGTACTTATTTTTCACAATCGCCGCGGCAGTGCTAGCATCACGCTGTGCGAAGAATGCGGGTGGTCAGCCCTCTGTGATCAATGCACAATCCCTATGACACTTCACAGTGATTTACACAAGCTCATTTGCCACATATGCGCTAAAGCCATTCGAGTTCCAACATCCTGCCCACAGTGCCATCATACTAACATTATTCACCGGGGTATTGGGACAAAGTTAATTGAGAGTGAACTGCGCAAACTATTCCCCTCTAGTACTATCGCTCGATTTGATGGTGACTCTACGAGCGACGCGACGCTCGCCAAAAGCTATCAGTCCGTATACGACGGCACAATCGACATCATTGTTGGCACACAGGTGATTGCCAAGGGTCTCGATCTCCCCCACTTACGTACTGTTGGGGTTGTCCAGGCAGATGCTGGGCTAGCACTACCAGACTATGCAGCCAGTGAGCGCACATTCCAATTACTTTCACAAGTAGTGGGTCGCGTTGGTCGCTCGTCGCACGCAACATCGGTCATTGTTCAAAGTTACCAGCCAGATGCTCCAGCCGTACAACTGGGTATTATGCAGGATTACGAGCGTTTTTACGATTATGAGCTCGCGCGTCGTCGTCATGACGCATTCCCCCCGTTTATTTTCCTTCTAAAGCTCACGTGCGTTTATAAAACGGAGTCATCTGCCGTCAAACATGCCGCTGCCCTCGCGCACGCACTTCGTGAAAATTATCCTGACGTATCGATACTTGGGCCAGTGCCAGCATTCTATGAATTTCAACACAACACTTATCGATGGCAGCTTCTTATTAAGTCTACCTCAAGGAGTAAGCTTCTCGCCCTCACCCAGACCGTTCCTATGACACACTGGTATGTCGACATCGACCCACCAAGCCTCTTGTAA